The Chrysoperla carnea chromosome X, inChrCarn1.1, whole genome shotgun sequence genome includes a region encoding these proteins:
- the LOC123303107 gene encoding tubulin alpha-1 chain-like codes for MRECISIHVGQAGVQIGNACWELYCLEHGIQPDGKMPSDKSIGKDDSFDTFFSETGSGGYVPRAVFVDLEPTVVDEIRTGTYRQLFHPEQLITGKEDAANNYARGHYTIGKEIVDIVLDRIRKLSDQCSGLQGFLIFHSFGGGTGSGFASLLMERLSIDYGKKSKLEFAIYPAPQISTAVVEPYNSILTTHTTLEHSDCAFMVDNEAIFDICRRNLDIERPSYTNLNRLIGQIVSSITASLRFDGALNVDLTEFQTNLVPYPRIHFPLVTYAPVISVEKAYHEQISVSEITNACFEPANQMVKCDPRRGKYMACCMLYRGDVVPKDVNAAIQSIKTKRSIQFVDWCPTGFKVGINYQPPTVVPGGDLAKVQRAVCMLSNTTAIAEAWARLDHKFDLMYAKRAFVHWYVGEGMEEGEFSEAREDLAALEKDYEEVGMDSEGADGEGEEEY; via the exons atg cgtGAGTGCATTTCCATACATGTTGGGCAAGCTGGAGTTCAAATTGGGAATGCTTGTTGGGAACTGTACTGTTTGGAACATGGAATTCAACCTGATGGTAAAATGCCTTCCGATAAAAGTATTGGAAAAGATGACAGTTTCGACACATTCTTCAGTGAAACAGGCTCAGGAGGATATGTACCTCGAGCTGTTTTCGTTGATCTAGAACCAACAGTTGTAG atgAGATCCGTACTGGCACATATCGTCAATTATTCCATCCTGAACAACTTATTACTGGCAAAGAAGATGCTGCAAACAATTACGCTCGTGGTCACTACACAATCGGAAAAGAAATCGTTGACATAGTTCTAGACCGTATTCGTAAACTTTCCGATCAATGTTCTGGACTACAAGGTTTCCTAATATTCCATTCCTTTGGCGGAGGTACTGGATCAGGATTCGCCTCTTTATTAATGGAACGTTTATCAATAGACTACggtaaaaaatctaaattagaATTCGCTATCTATCCAGCGCCGCAAATATCAACAGCCGTCGTCGAACcatacaattcaattttaacgACCCACACTACTTTGGAGCATTCTGATTGTGCGTTTATGGTTGACAACGAAGCTATCTTCGATATTTGCCGTAGAAATTTAGATATTGAACGTCCATCATACACCAATTTAAATCGACTTATTGGACAAATTGTATCTTCCATAACTGCCTCTTTACGTTTTGATGGGGCTTTAAATGTTGATTTAACAGAGTTCCAAACGAATTTGGTGCCATATCCACGAATTCATTTCCCACTGGTAACATACGCCCCAGTGATTTCAGTTGAAAAAGCTTACCATGAACAAATATCGGTTTCGGAGATAACAAACGCATGTTTTGAGCCAGCCAATCAAATGGTTAAATGTGATCCACGCCGTGGTAAATATATGGCCTGCTGCATGTTATACCGTGGAGATGTTGTTCCAAAAGATGTGAACGCAGCTATTCAATCGATCAAAACAAAACGCAGTATTCAATTTGTGGACTGGTGTCCAACCGGTTTTAAAGTTGGTATCAATTACCAACCCCCCACTGTGGTTCCAGGTGGTGATTTGGCCAAAGTACAACGAGCTGTATGTATGTTATCCAACACTACAGCTATCGCAGAAGCTTGGGCTCGTTTGGATCATAAATTTGATCTGATGTATGCTAAACGAGCTTTCGTTCATTGGTATGTTGGGGAAGGAATGGAAGAAGGAGAATTCTCTGAGGCCCGTGAAGATCTAGCTGCACTTGAAAAAGATTACGAAGAAGTTGGAATGGATTCTGAAGGTGCAGATGGCGAAGGTGAAGaagaatattaa
- the LOC123302985 gene encoding ubiquitin-conjugating enzyme E2 2-like: MSTQNTACKRLQIDLKRMLTEQIPGIYAFPTSDIYVWRGVIFGPADTPFEDGEFKLRMEFCAQYPFKASKVYFTTPIFHPNIQTICLDILSNRWSSTYDVLGILTSISVSSFLLFYLSKAPPADGKEAGKLLDGEWKK; this comes from the exons aTGTCAACACAAAATACTGCTTGTAAAAGAttacaaattgatttaaaaag AATGCTAACGGAACAAATTCCGGGAATTTATGCATTTCCAACAAGTGACATTTACGTTTGGCGTGGAGTAATTTTCGGTCCTGCGGATACTCCATTCGAGGATGGTGAATTTAAATTACGTATGGAATTTTGTGCTCAATATCCATTTAAAGCctctaaagtttattttacaacGCCTATTTTTCATCCAAATATCCAAACAATATGTTTGGATATTTTAAGCAATCGATGGAGTTCAACGTATGATGTACTTGGAATATTAACTTCGATTTCGGTAagcagttttttattattttatttatcaaaggCGCCGCCAGCCGATGGCAAAGAGGCCGGCAAGTTGCTTGATGGAGAATGGAAAAAGTAA